GGTGGTGGTGTGACggtggtggtggtgtgacggtggtggtggtgctgtgGTTGTGCTgcggtggtggtggtggtgtgagGGTGGTCTGGTGgtgtgatggtggtggtggtggtggtggtgtggtgATGTGATGGTGATGTTGTGGTGCTGCACCCCCTGCAGATCATCACCTCGGAGGAGGCGGAGCGCCGCGGGCAGGTGTACGACCGGCAGGGTGCCACGTACCTCTTTGACCTGGACTACGTGGAGGACGTCTACACCGTGGATGCCGCCCACTACGGCAACATCTCCCACTTCGTCAACCACAGCGTGAGTGGGGGGTGGATCCCCCCTACCCTGATTTGGGCTCCTGGGGGTCGCCGGGGGCTCCGTCTgaccccctccccacccccgCAGTGCGACCCCAACCTGCAGGTCTACAACGTCTTCATTGAGAACCTGGACGAGCGCCTGCCCCGCATCGCCCTCTTCGCCACCCGCCCCATCCGCGCCGGCGAGGAGCTCACCTTCGACTACAACATGCACGGTGGGCACCCACAGCGAGGGCCAACCCCCACCCCCACGCCCCCCACCCCGTGACACCGGGCCCGAAGCCACGCAGGGTCCCACACCCCACCCCCGGGACACGGGGGGAGGACATCCCGCAGCGTTCCGGGGTTGAGATGGGTGTCTGTGGGGGTCCCACGGTGCTCCGGGGCTGGCGCGGGTCCTGTGATGCCCTGAGGTCCATCC
This DNA window, taken from Meleagris gallopavo isolate NT-WF06-2002-E0010 breed Aviagen turkey brand Nicholas breeding stock unplaced genomic scaffold, Turkey_5.1 ChrUn_random_7180001867411, whole genome shotgun sequence, encodes the following:
- the LOC100548070 gene encoding histone-lysine N-methyltransferase SUV39H1-like; amino-acid sequence: MVRWWCDGGGGVTVVVVLCGDVVVLHPLQIITSEEAERRGQVYDRQGATYLFDLDYVEDVYTVDAAHYGNISHFVNHSCDPNLQVYNVFIENLDERLPRIALFATRPIRAGEELTFDYNMHVDPVDAESTRMDSNFGLAGGGLSSSPRSRGRIECKCGAAACRKYLF